In Sphaeramia orbicularis chromosome 14, fSphaOr1.1, whole genome shotgun sequence, the following are encoded in one genomic region:
- the LOC115432976 gene encoding organic solute transporter subunit alpha-like, which produces MEEVLNSTIHPACLQEPPLAIDVIKQLDVFGICLYSMLTFMSCLSLLLYLEQCVYIYKKLPYPKKTTIIWVNGAAPVISTMSCFGMWIPRAVMITDMTSNCYFAVVVYKILALMIEELGGSRTFLKRFSGKPFKISTGPCCCCCVCLPYVPMSRRMLFILKLGALQYAILKTVLSVVSVILWTNGNFDLSDLEITGTAIWINPFIGVLTIVSLWPVGIIFMNTNSLLRSLKMIPKYAMYQLVLVLSQLQTSIINILALDGTIACAPPFSSQARGSMLSQQMMIIEMFIITLVTRFLYRRTYDPLPTDTHECENNHNSSIAVKAALVEHDV; this is translated from the exons ATGGAGGAAGTCCTTAACAGCACCATTCACCCGGCTTGTTTACAAGAGCCGCCACTGGCCATCGATGTGATAAAAC AGCTAGATGTGTTTGGAATTTGCCTTTATTCTATGCTCACCTTCATGTCCTGTCTGTCGCTGTTACTATATTTGGAGCAGTGTGTCTATATTTATAAAAAACTACCTTACCCTAAGAAGACAACCATCATCTGGGTCAATGGTGCAGCACCA GTTATTTCCACCATGTCTTGCTTTGGGATGTGGATCCCTAGAGCAGTCATGATCACTGACATGACATCTAACTG TTATTTTGCAGTGGTGGTGTATAAGATCCTGGCTTTAATGATTGAAGAGTTGGGAGGCAGCCGCACTTTCCTGAAGCGGTTTTCTGGTAAACCCTTCAAGATCAGCACCGGaccctgttgctgctgctgcgttTGTTTGCCCTATGTGCCAATGTCACG GCGAATGTTATTCATACTGAAGCTGGGGGCTCTTCAGTATGCAATCCTAAAGACAGTGCTCTCTGTTGTCTCCGTAATACTGTGGACAAATGGAAACTTTGATCTTTCTGAT CTAGAGATTACAGGTACAGCGATTTGGATAAACCCATTTATTGGTGTCCTCACAATTGTCTCCCTCTGGCCGGTCGGCATCATTTTTATGAACACCAACAGCCTGCTACGCAGCCTCAAGATGATTCCAAAGTATGCCATGTACCAG CTGGTACTTGTTCTGAGTCAGCTGCAGACTTCGATCATTAACATCCTGGCCTTGGATGGAACCATTGCTTGTGCTCCTCCCTTCTCATCTCAGGCTCGAGGATCCA TGCTAAGTCAGCAGATGATGATCATAGAGATGTTCATCATCACTCTGGTCACTAGGTTTTTGTACCGTCGCACATATGACCCACTtcccactgacactcatgagtgtgaaaacaaccacaactccagcaTCGCGGTGAAGGCTGCGCTTGTCGAACACGATGTCTAA
- the LOC115432975 gene encoding APC membrane recruitment protein 2-like, with amino-acid sequence MDVQTESTDPPPGESQSSGKIRKGFKLFGKRKPGNIFSIRNKGDGNNKSPVNKAKTPDGLETAAADTEQDPEKEKGQGVNQGDGEQTDEEPLGEDGVIAAAPARTSISSASSAKSLGFLSLLRGGRRGVLDRRVQTVSQPVGRQRRGLKGLFGNVKFRSKDKEDKEEKEEAPPSPLLMSSRTNSVEIIKEDLTLTPKSQPRSLDSPGTESCGPTKSLTTQDSPATSPSETMSPQMTAGNVSRTNEHVPPLPTTEPPMVPGENSLSTLLADISSLLTFDSISGGGDIMADVEAEWGKSSGATSPAATKATASPTSLFSKPTMSSPLTSSSITTSVASKPSSVAVSMSQTQSLTSAKTTITSSPVAKPSTIITTLTKSSTLTTQTVKSGSASAPEPVTSITTKLTTTSTATTKPSSTPVTSTSVSAPIMSSLPITKPTLDAPSTTAPPNTPAAVVKAPSASPTLTSTVSKLASEITEHPKLPVAATKSCPVSSPFSAKPPLTHSPPTPATFTQSLSAKLDLTGSVNLQTFSSYKSSATGELKPQTAVSVASTVTTQPSPPAPVVSSKTTPAPTSVSTPVSVSTTVSKPIHTSSPMDLSKTPSIVTSAVCPPSSTAAPGLTKPQSGPASVPTPSAASLDKISSTVPATAPTSLGKMPPPPTTTPAPTSQTVAPPVPATAPSQTPLTQTKPTPAPVEVPVSQSKAPPASVAFTVSVNTPGPQAKPPPTPVAFSVSINDPVPVSQGKAPPAPVAFSIPKDAPVPVNQAKAPPSPAETIVSVPKAPTPAPQIPVSVPKAPTPAPQIPVSAPKAPTPAPQIPVSVPKAPTPAPQIPVSVPKDPPAPVQIPLSQSKAPTPAPVPCPVTSLSSSEASKMRDSGRGTVDGLLGSQKSSDAQETQPVPSKTDELQNESWPNKEEKKRTPQAKTTGLSKIPVVGGGRAGKIPVRDSQHADEEASRDPPTPVLEEVRPHFNSHDTGSKDKISNAEATVVTPKHTQEESLQLQQPKGSTCLQRDSKIPVKHGAQSHTASQIPQAKDPPRTKIPVSKVPVRRVGNKPTAASGSSQMRK; translated from the coding sequence ATGGATGTACAAACGGAGAGCACGGACCCTCCGCCTGGTGAATCACAGTCGAGTGGGAAAATCAGAAAAGGATTCAAGCTGTTTGGCAAACGCAAGCCAGGTAACATCTTTTCTATTCGAAATAAAGGAGATGGAAACAACAAGTCACCTGTTAACAAGGCTAAAACCCCTGATGGATTAGAGACAGCTGCAGCAGACACAGAACAGGATCCTGAGAAAGAAAAAGGACAGGGGGTGAATCAAGGAGATGGTGAACAGACAGACGAGGAGCCGCTTGGTGAAGATGGCGTTATCGCTGCCGCCCCTGCTCGCACCTCCATTTCTTCAGCCAGCTCTGCCAAGTCCCTCGGCTTCCTGTCACTACTGAGGGGCGGCCGAAGAGGAGTACTGGACCGCCGGGTCCAAACAGTATCCCAGCCAGTGGGTCGACAGCGTCGTGGGCTCAAGGGTCTTTTTGGCAATGTTAAGTTTCGCTCAAAGGATaaggaggacaaggaggagaaggaggaggctcCACCGAGCCCACTTCTCATGTCGTCTCGCACCAACAGCGTGGAAATCATCAAAGAGGACCTCACTCTCACCCCTAAATCTCAGCCTCGCTCTCTGGACAGCCCCGGGACTGAGAGCTGTGGTCCCACCAAGAGCTTAACGACACAGGACAGCCCGGCCACTTCCCCATCAGAGACAATGAGTCCACAGATGACAGCAGGCAATGTGAGTAGAACTAATGAGCATGTGCCGCCTTTACCCACAACAGAACCCCCCATGGTACCCGGAGAGAACAGTCTGAGCACTCTGCTGGCAGACATCTCCTCTCTCCTGACCTTTGACTCAATCTCAGGGGGTGGAGACATCATGGCTGATGTGGAGGCTGAGTGGGGCAAATCCAGTGGTGCCACCAGCCCTGCGGCGACTAAGGCCACAGCATCACCCACATCCCTGTTCTCCAAACCCACCATGTCATCTCCACTGACCTCATCCTCCATCACTACTTCTGTTGCATCAAAACCCTCTTCTGTGGCTGTCAGTATGAGCCAGACCCAATCTCTGACTTCAGCAAAGACAACTATAACCTCTTCTCCCGTTGCCAAGCCGAGCACCATTATCACTACTTTGACAAAATCTTCCACTTTGACAACTCAGACTGTCAAATCAGGTTCTGCTTCAGCTCCAGAGCCTGTGACCAGCATTACTACTAAACTAACTACTACATCTACAGCAACAACAAAACCTTCAAGTACCCCTGTAACATCAACAAGTGTTTCAGCGCCAATAATGTCTTCCCTTCCAATAACTAAACCCACACTAGATGCCCCCTCTACTACAGCTCCTCCCAACACCCCAGCAGCAGTAGTTAAAGCTCCATCTGCTAGTCCAACTCTTACCTCTACAGTTAGCAAATTGGCCTCAGAGATTACAGAACATCCTAAATTACCTGTTGCAGCAACTAAATCTTGCCCTGTATCCTCTCCATTTTCGGCTAAACCCCCGCTAACCCACAGCCCTCCCACCCCTGCTACTTTCACCCAGTCTCTATCTGCTAAACTGGATTTGACTGGCAGTGTCAACTTGCAAACCTTCTCTTCATACAAAAGTTCAGCCACAGGAGAATTGAAACCCCAAACGGCGGTATCAGTCGCATCTACTGTTACAACCCAACCCTCACCTCCTGCACCTGTCGTTTCCTCCAAGACCACACCTGCTCCCACATCAGTTTCAACTCCTGTTTCAGTATCTACGACTGTTTCTAAACCCATTCACACATCCAGCCCTATGGATTTAAGTAAGACTCCCTCTATTGTAACTTCTGCAGTTTGTCCTCCATCTAGTACAGCTGCCCCAGGTTTAACTAAACCCCAGTCTGGTCCTGCATCTGTCCCAACTCCATCTGCAGCTTCTTTAGATAAAATCTCCTCAACTGTACCTGCTACTGCACCAACCTCTTTAGGTAAGATGCCCCCTCCTCCCACAACAACCCCAGCTCCAACCTCACAAACTGTTGCACCCCCAGTACCTGCTACTGCCCCTTCTCAGACCCCTCTTACCCAAACGAAACCTACCCCTGCTCCAGTTGAAGTTCCTGTATCTCAGTCTAaagctcctcctgcttcagtaGCATTTACTGTATCTGTAAATACTCCTGGTCCTCAAGCGAAACCCCCTCCCACTCCCGTAGCCTTTTCTGTATCTATAAATGATCCTGTTCCTGTTTCTCAAGGTAAAGCTCCCCCTGCTCCAGTCGCATTTTCTATACCTAAAGATGCTCCTGTACCTGTTAATCAAGCTAAAGCCCCTCCTTCACCTGCAGAAACAATAGTTTCTGTACCTAAAGCCCCTACCCCTGCCCCTCAAATCCCAGTTTCTGTACCTAAAGCCCCTACCCCTGCCCCTCAAATCCCAGTTTCTGCACCTAAAGCCCCTACCCCTGCCCCTCAAATTCCGGTTTCTGTACCTAAAGCCCCAACCCCGGCCCCTCAAATCCCAGTTTCTGTACCTAAGGACCCTCCTGCTCCTGTTCAGATTCCACTTTCTCAGTCCAAAGCCCCTACTCCTGCCCCTGTTCCTTGTCCTGTCACTTCTCTCTCCTCGAGTGAAGCCTCTAAAATGAGAGACAGTGGACGGGGGACAGTGGACGGGCTTCTGGGAAGTCAAAAGAGTTCAGATGCCCAGGAGACTCAGCCTGTACCCTCCAAAACTGATGAATTGCAGAATGAGTCATGGCCCaacaaggaggagaaaaagaggacACCGCAAGCAAAGACGACAGGACTTAGCAAAATACCTGTAGTTGGAGGGGGCAGGGCTGGCAAAATCCCAGTCCGGGACAGCCAACATGCTGATGAGGAAGCAAGCAGGGACCCACCGACGCCTGTGCTGGAAGAAGTAAGGCCACACTTTAATTCACATGACACAGGAAGCAAAGATAAAATCAGTAACGCTGAGGCCACTGTGGTCACCCCGAAACACACCCAGGAGGAGAGCCTGCAGCTTCAGCAACCAAAAGGCAGCACCTGTTTGCAGCGTGACTCAAAAATCCCTGTGAAGCACGGGGCACAGTCTCACACTGCCTCCCAAATCCCTCAAGCTAAAGACCCGCCTCGCACCAAGATACCAGTGTCCAAGGTTCCTGTCCGCAGGGTTGGTAATAAACCCACAGCTGCAAGCGGCAGCAGCcagatgagaaaataa